From the genome of Mustela lutreola isolate mMusLut2 chromosome 16, mMusLut2.pri, whole genome shotgun sequence, one region includes:
- the BICRA gene encoding BRD4-interacting chromatin-remodeling complex-associated protein isoform X2, whose protein sequence is MDDEDGRCLLDVICDPQALNDFLHGSEKLDGDDLLDNPGEAQSAFYEGPGLHVQEASGNHLSPEPTQPAPSVDLDFLEDAILGSPAAGGGGGGGGGADQPCDILQQSLQEANITEQTLEAEAELDLGPFQLPTLQPADGGAGPAGAGGAAAVAAGPQALFPGGPDLLGLQAPPTVLTHQALVPPQDVVNKALSVQPFLQPVGLGNVTLQPIPGLQGLPNGSPGGATAATLGLAPIQVVGQPVMALNPPTSQLLAKQVPVSGYLASAAGPSEPVTLASAGVSPQGAGLVIQKNLPTAVATTLNGNSVFGGAGAATAAAGGAPSGQPLAVAPGLGTSPLVPAPNVILHRTPTPIQPKPAGVLPPKLYQLTPKPFAPAGTTLTIQGEAGGLPQQPKAPQNLTFMAAGKAGQNVVLSGFPAPALQANVFKQPPATTTGAAPPQPPGALSKPMSVHLLNQGSSIVIPAQHMLPGQNQFLLPGAPAVQLPQTLSALPTNVGGQILAAAAPHAGGQLIANPILTNQNLAGPLSLGPVLAPHSGAHSAAHILSAAPIQVGQPALFQMPVSLAAGSLPTQSQPAPTGPAATTVLQGVTLPPSAVAMLNTPDGLVQPATPAATGEATPVLAVQTAPQAPPAVSTPLPLGLQQPPAQQQQQQQQQQQPPPPPPPQAPTPQAAAPPQATTPQPSPGLASSPEKIVLGQPPSAATTAILTQDSLQMFLPQERSQQPLSADGPHLSVPASVIVSAPPPAQDPAPSTPIAKGAGLGPQAPDSQASPAPAPQIPAAAPLKGPGPSSSPSLPHQAPLGDSPHLPSPHPARPPSRPPSRPHSRPPSQPQSLSRPPSEPTLHPCPPPQAPPTLPGIFVIQNQLGVPPPASTPAPAAPGPPQPPLCPPSQPPEGPLPPAPHLPPASTSSVAASTDVATRLPAPTPPDFQLQFPPSQGPHKSPTPPPTLHLVPEPAVPPPPPPRTFQMVTAPFPALPQPKALLERFHQVPSGIILQNKAGGAPAAPQTSANLGPLASPTASVLVSGQAPSGTPTAPSHPPAPAPMATAGLPPLLPAEGKAFASSLPTLSVAKAAAAGPGKSSGLQYESKMGSLKKTPALQPSKEACFLEHLHKHQGSVLHPDYKTAFPSFEDALHRLLPYHVYQGALPSPSDYHKVDEEFETVSTQLLKRTQAMLNKYRLLLLEESRRVSPSAEMVMIDRMFIQEEKTTLALDKQLAKEKPDEYVSSSRSLGLPIAASSEGHRLPGHGPAPSSVSGVPTQPPLHLPTKLVIRHGGAGGSPSVTWARASSSAASSLDADEDGPMPSRNRPPIKTYEARSRIGLKLKIKQEAGLSKVVHNTALDPVHQPPPPAALKAAEPPPRPPAPPPATGQMNGTMDHPPPATTDRKPTAAQAPHCPRLPLRKTYRENVEALGGGAGEGAGSVRARGSSPAQLPTKVDEATSGLIRELAAVEDELYQRMLKGAPPEPAASAGQGSGSRDPGWEAPPAKRRKSESPDVDQASFSSDSPQDDTLTEHLQSAIDSILNLQQAPGRTPAPPYPHAAPTAVSPASPAPLHRPEAYPPSSHNGGLGARTLNR, encoded by the exons CTCCACGTGCAAGAAGCTTCTGGCAACCACTTGAGCCCAGAGCCCACGCAGCCGGCCCCCAGCGTGGACCTAGATTTCCTGGAGGATGCGATCCTGGGGTCACCGGCCGCAGGGGGCGGTGGCGGGGGCGGTGGCGGCGCCGACCAGCCCTGTGACATCCTCCAGCAGAGCCTCCAAGAGGCCAACATCACTGAGCAGACACTTGAGGCTGAGGCCGAGCTGGACCTGGGTCCCTTCCAGCTGCCTACCCTCCAGCCTGCGGATGGTGGAGCCGGCCCGGCCGGTGCTGGAGGGGCTGCTGCCGTGGCCGCTGGGCCCCAGGCCCTGTTCCCGGGCGGCCCGGACCTGTTGGGACTGCAGGCCCCGCCCACCGTGCTGACCCACCAGGCCCTGGTGCCGCCCCAGGATGTGGTCAACAAGGCCTTGAGTGTCCAGCCCTTCCTGCAGCCCGTGGGCCTGGGCAACGTGACCCTGCAGCCCATCCCAGGCCTCCAGGGTCTGCCCAACGGCAGCCCCGGGGGCGCCACGGCGGCCACGCTTGGCCTGGCCCCCATCCAGGTGGTGGGCCAGCCTGTCATGGCACTCAACCCGCCCACTTCCCAGCTCCTCGCCAAGCAGGTGCCTGTCAGCGGCTATCTGGCCTCGGCAGCCGGCCCATCAGAGCCCGTGACCTTGGCGTCTGCCGGCGTCTCGCCCCAGGGGGCTGGCCTAGTCATCCAGAAGAATCTCCCCACAGCTGTGGCCACCACGCTCAACGGGAACTCGGTgtttggaggggcaggggcagccacGGCGGCAGCCGGCGGGGCGCCCTCGGGGCAACCGCTGGCGGTGGCCCCTGGCCTTGGCACATCACCGCTGGTCCCAGCGCCCAACGTGATCCTGCATCGCACGCCCACACCCATCCAGCCGAAGCCCGCTGGCGTGCTGCCCCCCAAGCTCTACCAGCTGACACCCAAGCCCTTCGCTCCAGCGGGCACCACGCTCACCATCCAGGGCGAGGCGGGGGGCCTCCCACAGCAGCCCAAGGCCCCCCAGAACCTGACTTTCATGGCAGCAGGAAAGGCCGGCCAGAACGTGGTGCTGTCGGGCTTCCCCGCACCCGCGCTGCAGGCAAATGTCTTCAAGCAGCCTCCTGCCACCACCACCGGGgccgccccgccccagccccccgGGGCCCTGAGCAAGCCCATGAGCGTCCACCTCTTGAATCAAGGCAGCAGCATCGTCATCCCCGCGCAGCACATGCTGCCGGGCCAGAACCAGTTCCTGCTGCCGGGTGCGCCTGCCGTCCAGCTCCCCCAGACGCTCTCGGCCTTGCCCACCAACGTTGGCGGGCAGATCCTGGCAGCCGCGGCCCCACACGCGGGCGGACAGCTCATCGCAAACCCCATTCTCACCAACCAGAACCTGGCGGGGCCACTGAGCCTGGGCCCCGTGCTGGCCCCCCACTCCGGGGCCCACAGTGCCGCCCACATCCTCTCGGCTGCCCCCATCCAGGTGGGCCAGCCAGCACTCTTCCAGATGCCTGTGTCGCTGGCCGCGGGCAGTCTGCCCACGCAGAGCCAGCCGGCCCCCACCGGCCCTGCCGCCACGACTGTCCTCCAGGGCGTCACTCTGCCCCCCAGTGCCGTGGCCATGCTCAACACCCCCGACGGGCTGGTACAGCCGGCCACCCCTGCCGCCACGGGGGAGGCCACACCTGTTCTTGCGGTGCAGacagccccccaggcacccccggcGGTCAGCACCCCTCTGCCTTTGGGCCTCCAGCAGCCACCagcgcagcagcagcagcagcagcagcagcagcagcagccgccgccaCCACCGCCCCCGCAGGCCCCTACCCCTCAGGCCGCCGCCCCGCCTCAGGccaccaccccccagcccagcccaggcctggcGTCCAGCCCAGAGAAGATCGTCCTGGGACAGCCGCCCTCTGCCGCCACCACGGCCATCCTCACTCAGGACTCCCTGCAGATGTTCCTGCCCCAG GAGAGGAGCCAGCAGCCCCTCTCCGCAGACGGCCCCCACCTCTCCGTGCCCGCCTCGGTCATAGTCAGCGCCCCGCCTCCCGCCCAAGACCCAGCCCCGAGCACCCCCATCGCCAAAGGAGCTGGCCTCGGCCCTCAGGCCCCCGACAGCCAGGCTTCCCCAGCGCCGGCCCCCCAG atCCCGGCAGCGGCTCCGCTGAAGGGCCCAGGCCCCTCCTCGTCCCCGTCACTACCTCACCAGGCCCCTCTGGGAGACAgcccccacctgccctccccacatCCTGCCAGGCCTCCCTCCCGACCCCCCTCTCGACCCCActcccgccctccctcccagccccagagctTGTCCCGCCCACCCTCAGAGCCCACCCTGCACCcttgccccccgccccaggcaccccccactctgcctggcaTCTTTGTTATCCAGAACCAGCTGGGAGTCCCCCCACCTGCCAgcaccccagcccctgctgccccgggcccaccccagccccccttGTGCCCCCCATCCCAACCCCCTGAGGGGCCGctgcccccagctccccacctccctcccgcCTCCACATCCTCTGTCGCGGCCTCCACGGATGTGGCCACCAGGCTGCCAGCCCCTACGCCCCCTGACTTCCAGCTCCAGTTCCcgcccagccaggggccccacaaGTCCCCCACGCCCCCTCCGACCCTCCACCTGGTCCCTGAGCCCGCCGtgccccccccaccgcctcctcGGACCTTCCAGATGGTGACTGCCCCCTTCCCGGCGCTGCCCCAGCCGAAGGCTCTTCTGGAGAGGTTTCACCAG GTGCCGTCCGGAATCATTCTCCAGAACAAGGCCGGGGGGGCCCCCGCCGCCCCGCAGACCTCCGCCAACCTGGGGCCCCTCGCCAGCCCCACTGCCTCTGTGCTGGTCAGCGGGCAGGCCCCATCTGggacccccaccgcccccagccATCCCCCTGCCCCGGCACCCATGGCCACTGCAG gcctccctcccctgcttcctgcCGAGGGCAAAGCTTTTGCCAGCAGCCTCCCGACCCTGAGTGTGGCCAAGGCCGCCGCCGCCGGGCCAGGGAAGTCCTCCGGGCTGCAG TATGAGAGCAAGATGGGCAGTCTGAAGAAAACCCCGGCCCTGCAGCCTAGCAAAGAGGCCTG tTTCCTGGAACATTTGCACAAACATCAGGGCTCCGTCCTGCACCCTGACTACAAGACAGCCTTCCCCTCCTTTGAGGACGCCCTGCATCGCCTCCTTCCCTACCATGTCTACCAGGgtgcactcccctcccccagcgaCTACCACAAAG TGGATGAGGAGTTTGAGACCGTGTCCACGCAGCTGCTGAAACGCACCCAGGCCATGCTCAATAAATACCGCCTCCTGCTCCTGGAGGAGTCCCGG AGGGTGAGCCCCTCCGCGGAGATGGTGATGATCGACCGAATGTTCATTCAGGAGGAGAAGACCACCCTTGCCTTGGACaaacagctggccaaggagaagCCCG ACGAGTATGTGTCTTCCTCGCGCTCTCTTGGCCTCCCCATCGCTGCCTCTTCCGAGGGACACCGGCTCCCTGGCCACGGCCCAGCACCATCCTCAGTGTCCGGGGTCCCCACCCAGCCGCCTCTGCACCTGCCAACCAAGCTGGTGATTCGGCACGGTGGGGCGGGTGGCTCCCCTTCGGTGACCTGGGCTCGGGCATCCTCCTCCGCTGCCTCCTCCTTGGATGCTGATGAGGACGGTCCCATGCCCTCCCGCAACCGGCCTCCTATCAAGACCTATGAGGCCCGCAGCCGCATCGGCCTCAAGCTCAAGATCAAGCAGGAAGCCGGGCTCAGCAAGGTCGTCCACAACACCGCGCTGGACCCCGTGCAccagcccccgccccctgctGCCCTCAAGGCAGCGgagcccccaccccggccccccgCGCCACCCCCTGCCACGGGCCAGATGAACGGCACAATGGACCACCCGCCGCCTGCCACCACTGACCGCAAGCCCACCGCGGCCCAGGCCCCCCACTGTCCCCGGCTGCCCCTCCGGAAGACGTACCGCGAGAACGTGGAGGCCCTGGGTggcggggccggggagggggccgGGAGCGTCAGGGCCCGGGGCAGCAGCCCCGCGCAGCTGCCCACCAAAGTGGACGAGGCCACCAGCGGGCTCATCCGCGAGCTGGCCGCGGTGGAGGACGAGCTGTACCAGCGCATGCTGAAGGGGGCGCCCCCGGAGCCCGCGGCCAGCGCCGGGCAGGGCAGCGGCAGCCGGGACCCCGGCTGGGAGGCGCCCCCAGCCAAGCGGCGCAAGTCCGAGTCGCCCGACGTGGACCAGGCCAGCTTCTCCAGCGACAGCCCGCAGGACGACACGCTCACGGAACACCTCCAGAGCGCTATCGACAGCATCCTGAACCTCCAGCAGGCCCCGGGGCGGACACCTGCACCCCCATATCCCCACGCCGCCCCGACAGCCGTCTCGCCTGCCTCCCCGGCGCCCCTGCACAGGCCAGAGGCCTACCCGCCCTCCAGTCACAACGGTGGCCTCGGCGCCAGGACGTTGAACAGATAA
- the BICRA gene encoding BRD4-interacting chromatin-remodeling complex-associated protein isoform X3, translating into MAVPGRHAGPQKDTPQVPSWGPRVDLEWTPPPSLHDSFVAQALNDFLHGSEKLDGDDLLDNPGEAQSAFYEGPGLHVQEASGNHLSPEPTQPAPSVDLDFLEDAILGSPAAGGGGGGGGGADQPCDILQQSLQEANITEQTLEAEAELDLGPFQLPTLQPADGGAGPAGAGGAAAVAAGPQALFPGGPDLLGLQAPPTVLTHQALVPPQDVVNKALSVQPFLQPVGLGNVTLQPIPGLQGLPNGSPGGATAATLGLAPIQVVGQPVMALNPPTSQLLAKQVPVSGYLASAAGPSEPVTLASAGVSPQGAGLVIQKNLPTAVATTLNGNSVFGGAGAATAAAGGAPSGQPLAVAPGLGTSPLVPAPNVILHRTPTPIQPKPAGVLPPKLYQLTPKPFAPAGTTLTIQGEAGGLPQQPKAPQNLTFMAAGKAGQNVVLSGFPAPALQANVFKQPPATTTGAAPPQPPGALSKPMSVHLLNQGSSIVIPAQHMLPGQNQFLLPGAPAVQLPQTLSALPTNVGGQILAAAAPHAGGQLIANPILTNQNLAGPLSLGPVLAPHSGAHSAAHILSAAPIQVGQPALFQMPVSLAAGSLPTQSQPAPTGPAATTVLQGVTLPPSAVAMLNTPDGLVQPATPAATGEATPVLAVQTAPQAPPAVSTPLPLGLQQPPAQQQQQQQQQQQPPPPPPPQAPTPQAAAPPQATTPQPSPGLASSPEKIVLGQPPSAATTAILTQDSLQMFLPQIPAAAPLKGPGPSSSPSLPHQAPLGDSPHLPSPHPARPPSRPPSRPHSRPPSQPQSLSRPPSEPTLHPCPPPQAPPTLPGIFVIQNQLGVPPPASTPAPAAPGPPQPPLCPPSQPPEGPLPPAPHLPPASTSSVAASTDVATRLPAPTPPDFQLQFPPSQGPHKSPTPPPTLHLVPEPAVPPPPPPRTFQMVTAPFPALPQPKALLERFHQVPSGIILQNKAGGAPAAPQTSANLGPLASPTASVLVSGQAPSGTPTAPSHPPAPAPMATAGLPPLLPAEGKAFASSLPTLSVAKAAAAGPGKSSGLQYESKMGSLKKTPALQPSKEACFLEHLHKHQGSVLHPDYKTAFPSFEDALHRLLPYHVYQGALPSPSDYHKVDEEFETVSTQLLKRTQAMLNKYRLLLLEESRRVSPSAEMVMIDRMFIQEEKTTLALDKQLAKEKPDEYVSSSRSLGLPIAASSEGHRLPGHGPAPSSVSGVPTQPPLHLPTKLVIRHGGAGGSPSVTWARASSSAASSLDADEDGPMPSRNRPPIKTYEARSRIGLKLKIKQEAGLSKVVHNTALDPVHQPPPPAALKAAEPPPRPPAPPPATGQMNGTMDHPPPATTDRKPTAAQAPHCPRLPLRKTYRENVEALGGGAGEGAGSVRARGSSPAQLPTKVDEATSGLIRELAAVEDELYQRMLKGAPPEPAASAGQGSGSRDPGWEAPPAKRRKSESPDVDQASFSSDSPQDDTLTEHLQSAIDSILNLQQAPGRTPAPPYPHAAPTAVSPASPAPLHRPEAYPPSSHNGGLGARTLNR; encoded by the exons CTCCACGTGCAAGAAGCTTCTGGCAACCACTTGAGCCCAGAGCCCACGCAGCCGGCCCCCAGCGTGGACCTAGATTTCCTGGAGGATGCGATCCTGGGGTCACCGGCCGCAGGGGGCGGTGGCGGGGGCGGTGGCGGCGCCGACCAGCCCTGTGACATCCTCCAGCAGAGCCTCCAAGAGGCCAACATCACTGAGCAGACACTTGAGGCTGAGGCCGAGCTGGACCTGGGTCCCTTCCAGCTGCCTACCCTCCAGCCTGCGGATGGTGGAGCCGGCCCGGCCGGTGCTGGAGGGGCTGCTGCCGTGGCCGCTGGGCCCCAGGCCCTGTTCCCGGGCGGCCCGGACCTGTTGGGACTGCAGGCCCCGCCCACCGTGCTGACCCACCAGGCCCTGGTGCCGCCCCAGGATGTGGTCAACAAGGCCTTGAGTGTCCAGCCCTTCCTGCAGCCCGTGGGCCTGGGCAACGTGACCCTGCAGCCCATCCCAGGCCTCCAGGGTCTGCCCAACGGCAGCCCCGGGGGCGCCACGGCGGCCACGCTTGGCCTGGCCCCCATCCAGGTGGTGGGCCAGCCTGTCATGGCACTCAACCCGCCCACTTCCCAGCTCCTCGCCAAGCAGGTGCCTGTCAGCGGCTATCTGGCCTCGGCAGCCGGCCCATCAGAGCCCGTGACCTTGGCGTCTGCCGGCGTCTCGCCCCAGGGGGCTGGCCTAGTCATCCAGAAGAATCTCCCCACAGCTGTGGCCACCACGCTCAACGGGAACTCGGTgtttggaggggcaggggcagccacGGCGGCAGCCGGCGGGGCGCCCTCGGGGCAACCGCTGGCGGTGGCCCCTGGCCTTGGCACATCACCGCTGGTCCCAGCGCCCAACGTGATCCTGCATCGCACGCCCACACCCATCCAGCCGAAGCCCGCTGGCGTGCTGCCCCCCAAGCTCTACCAGCTGACACCCAAGCCCTTCGCTCCAGCGGGCACCACGCTCACCATCCAGGGCGAGGCGGGGGGCCTCCCACAGCAGCCCAAGGCCCCCCAGAACCTGACTTTCATGGCAGCAGGAAAGGCCGGCCAGAACGTGGTGCTGTCGGGCTTCCCCGCACCCGCGCTGCAGGCAAATGTCTTCAAGCAGCCTCCTGCCACCACCACCGGGgccgccccgccccagccccccgGGGCCCTGAGCAAGCCCATGAGCGTCCACCTCTTGAATCAAGGCAGCAGCATCGTCATCCCCGCGCAGCACATGCTGCCGGGCCAGAACCAGTTCCTGCTGCCGGGTGCGCCTGCCGTCCAGCTCCCCCAGACGCTCTCGGCCTTGCCCACCAACGTTGGCGGGCAGATCCTGGCAGCCGCGGCCCCACACGCGGGCGGACAGCTCATCGCAAACCCCATTCTCACCAACCAGAACCTGGCGGGGCCACTGAGCCTGGGCCCCGTGCTGGCCCCCCACTCCGGGGCCCACAGTGCCGCCCACATCCTCTCGGCTGCCCCCATCCAGGTGGGCCAGCCAGCACTCTTCCAGATGCCTGTGTCGCTGGCCGCGGGCAGTCTGCCCACGCAGAGCCAGCCGGCCCCCACCGGCCCTGCCGCCACGACTGTCCTCCAGGGCGTCACTCTGCCCCCCAGTGCCGTGGCCATGCTCAACACCCCCGACGGGCTGGTACAGCCGGCCACCCCTGCCGCCACGGGGGAGGCCACACCTGTTCTTGCGGTGCAGacagccccccaggcacccccggcGGTCAGCACCCCTCTGCCTTTGGGCCTCCAGCAGCCACCagcgcagcagcagcagcagcagcagcagcagcagcagccgccgccaCCACCGCCCCCGCAGGCCCCTACCCCTCAGGCCGCCGCCCCGCCTCAGGccaccaccccccagcccagcccaggcctggcGTCCAGCCCAGAGAAGATCGTCCTGGGACAGCCGCCCTCTGCCGCCACCACGGCCATCCTCACTCAGGACTCCCTGCAGATGTTCCTGCCCCAG atCCCGGCAGCGGCTCCGCTGAAGGGCCCAGGCCCCTCCTCGTCCCCGTCACTACCTCACCAGGCCCCTCTGGGAGACAgcccccacctgccctccccacatCCTGCCAGGCCTCCCTCCCGACCCCCCTCTCGACCCCActcccgccctccctcccagccccagagctTGTCCCGCCCACCCTCAGAGCCCACCCTGCACCcttgccccccgccccaggcaccccccactctgcctggcaTCTTTGTTATCCAGAACCAGCTGGGAGTCCCCCCACCTGCCAgcaccccagcccctgctgccccgggcccaccccagccccccttGTGCCCCCCATCCCAACCCCCTGAGGGGCCGctgcccccagctccccacctccctcccgcCTCCACATCCTCTGTCGCGGCCTCCACGGATGTGGCCACCAGGCTGCCAGCCCCTACGCCCCCTGACTTCCAGCTCCAGTTCCcgcccagccaggggccccacaaGTCCCCCACGCCCCCTCCGACCCTCCACCTGGTCCCTGAGCCCGCCGtgccccccccaccgcctcctcGGACCTTCCAGATGGTGACTGCCCCCTTCCCGGCGCTGCCCCAGCCGAAGGCTCTTCTGGAGAGGTTTCACCAG GTGCCGTCCGGAATCATTCTCCAGAACAAGGCCGGGGGGGCCCCCGCCGCCCCGCAGACCTCCGCCAACCTGGGGCCCCTCGCCAGCCCCACTGCCTCTGTGCTGGTCAGCGGGCAGGCCCCATCTGggacccccaccgcccccagccATCCCCCTGCCCCGGCACCCATGGCCACTGCAG gcctccctcccctgcttcctgcCGAGGGCAAAGCTTTTGCCAGCAGCCTCCCGACCCTGAGTGTGGCCAAGGCCGCCGCCGCCGGGCCAGGGAAGTCCTCCGGGCTGCAG TATGAGAGCAAGATGGGCAGTCTGAAGAAAACCCCGGCCCTGCAGCCTAGCAAAGAGGCCTG tTTCCTGGAACATTTGCACAAACATCAGGGCTCCGTCCTGCACCCTGACTACAAGACAGCCTTCCCCTCCTTTGAGGACGCCCTGCATCGCCTCCTTCCCTACCATGTCTACCAGGgtgcactcccctcccccagcgaCTACCACAAAG TGGATGAGGAGTTTGAGACCGTGTCCACGCAGCTGCTGAAACGCACCCAGGCCATGCTCAATAAATACCGCCTCCTGCTCCTGGAGGAGTCCCGG AGGGTGAGCCCCTCCGCGGAGATGGTGATGATCGACCGAATGTTCATTCAGGAGGAGAAGACCACCCTTGCCTTGGACaaacagctggccaaggagaagCCCG ACGAGTATGTGTCTTCCTCGCGCTCTCTTGGCCTCCCCATCGCTGCCTCTTCCGAGGGACACCGGCTCCCTGGCCACGGCCCAGCACCATCCTCAGTGTCCGGGGTCCCCACCCAGCCGCCTCTGCACCTGCCAACCAAGCTGGTGATTCGGCACGGTGGGGCGGGTGGCTCCCCTTCGGTGACCTGGGCTCGGGCATCCTCCTCCGCTGCCTCCTCCTTGGATGCTGATGAGGACGGTCCCATGCCCTCCCGCAACCGGCCTCCTATCAAGACCTATGAGGCCCGCAGCCGCATCGGCCTCAAGCTCAAGATCAAGCAGGAAGCCGGGCTCAGCAAGGTCGTCCACAACACCGCGCTGGACCCCGTGCAccagcccccgccccctgctGCCCTCAAGGCAGCGgagcccccaccccggccccccgCGCCACCCCCTGCCACGGGCCAGATGAACGGCACAATGGACCACCCGCCGCCTGCCACCACTGACCGCAAGCCCACCGCGGCCCAGGCCCCCCACTGTCCCCGGCTGCCCCTCCGGAAGACGTACCGCGAGAACGTGGAGGCCCTGGGTggcggggccggggagggggccgGGAGCGTCAGGGCCCGGGGCAGCAGCCCCGCGCAGCTGCCCACCAAAGTGGACGAGGCCACCAGCGGGCTCATCCGCGAGCTGGCCGCGGTGGAGGACGAGCTGTACCAGCGCATGCTGAAGGGGGCGCCCCCGGAGCCCGCGGCCAGCGCCGGGCAGGGCAGCGGCAGCCGGGACCCCGGCTGGGAGGCGCCCCCAGCCAAGCGGCGCAAGTCCGAGTCGCCCGACGTGGACCAGGCCAGCTTCTCCAGCGACAGCCCGCAGGACGACACGCTCACGGAACACCTCCAGAGCGCTATCGACAGCATCCTGAACCTCCAGCAGGCCCCGGGGCGGACACCTGCACCCCCATATCCCCACGCCGCCCCGACAGCCGTCTCGCCTGCCTCCCCGGCGCCCCTGCACAGGCCAGAGGCCTACCCGCCCTCCAGTCACAACGGTGGCCTCGGCGCCAGGACGTTGAACAGATAA